From the Clostridium putrefaciens genome, one window contains:
- the secE gene encoding preprotein translocase subunit SecE has product MAVDEKNKVVKSTGSKAKHKTSFLKEVKSEFSRITWPSKEDVKKAFLAVVSFCFLYIVFIGAVDLLFKNLFKLIFKLK; this is encoded by the coding sequence ATGGCTGTGGATGAAAAGAACAAAGTGGTTAAAAGCACAGGCAGTAAGGCGAAGCATAAAACTAGTTTCTTAAAAGAAGTTAAGTCAGAATTTAGTAGAATAACTTGGCCATCTAAAGAGGATGTTAAAAAGGCTTTTTTAGCGGTAGTTAGTTTTTGTTTCTTGTATATTGTCTTCATAGGCGCAGTGGATCTTTTATTTAAAAACCTCTTTAAGTTAATTTTCAAATTAAAGTAA
- the rpmG gene encoding 50S ribosomal protein L33, which translates to MRVKITLACTECKQRNYNSMKSKKNDPDRLEMQKYCKFCKKHTLHKETK; encoded by the coding sequence GTGAGAGTGAAGATAACTTTAGCATGTACAGAGTGCAAGCAGAGAAACTACAACTCAATGAAAAGTAAAAAGAATGACCCAGACAGATTAGAAATGCAAAAATATTGCAAGTTCTGTAAGAAGCACACACTTCATAAAGAGACAAAATAA
- a CDS encoding NYN domain-containing protein, whose product MKIIFVDGYNIINSWPTLRDIKEYSYETARQNLIDYMQNYSSFKGYKIFLVFDAHKVKGSIEKTEKVGNVIVVFTKEGETADSYIEKSVNNIGRKTEVEVVTSDSLEQQVIFQRGAIRISSLEFYHKLKSMQEEVTSSYKKHKFSKKNPLEDRIQKNVLEELEKMRRSH is encoded by the coding sequence GTGAAAATTATTTTTGTTGATGGTTACAATATAATCAATAGCTGGCCTACTCTTCGAGATATAAAAGAGTATAGTTATGAAACTGCAAGGCAAAATCTTATAGATTATATGCAAAATTACTCATCATTTAAAGGATATAAAATATTTTTAGTTTTCGATGCCCATAAGGTGAAGGGTTCTATAGAAAAGACAGAAAAAGTAGGAAATGTTATTGTAGTTTTCACAAAAGAAGGTGAAACTGCTGACAGCTATATAGAAAAGTCAGTAAATAACATAGGTCGAAAAACAGAGGTAGAAGTAGTTACATCTGATTCATTAGAGCAACAAGTGATTTTCCAAAGAGGTGCAATAAGGATATCATCCTTAGAATTTTATCACAAGTTAAAAAGTATGCAAGAGGAAGTAACATCTAGTTATAAAAAACATAAGTTTTCTAAAAAAAACCCCCTAGAAGATAGGATACAAAAAAATGTACTGGAAGAACTTGAGAAAATGCGTAGAAGCCATTGA
- the tuf gene encoding elongation factor Tu, producing MSKAKFERSKPHVNIGTIGHVDHGKTTLTAAITSVLASRGFAEAFKYDQIDKAPEEKERGITINTSHVEYETENRHYAHVDCPGHADYVKNMITGAAQMDGAILVVSAADGPMPQTREHILLASRVGVGYIVVFLNKADMVDDPELLELVEMEVRELLSEYDFPGDDTPIVAGSALKALENPTDEVAIKPILDLMEAIDSYIPTPERATDKPFLMPVEDVFTITGRGTVATGRVETGILKVGEEVELVGLSEDKRKVVVTGVEMFRKLLDQAMAGDNVGVLLRGIQRAEIERGQVLAKPGSVNPHNKFVGQVYVLKKEEGGRHTPFFDGYRPQFYFRTTDVTGSIKLPDGMEMVMPGDHIDMNVELINPVAMDEGLRFAIREGGRTVGSGVVTTITK from the coding sequence ATGTCAAAAGCAAAATTTGAAAGAAGTAAACCACACGTTAATATTGGAACAATAGGTCACGTAGACCACGGTAAGACAACATTAACAGCAGCTATAACATCAGTATTAGCTAGCAGAGGATTTGCAGAAGCATTTAAGTATGATCAAATAGATAAGGCACCAGAGGAGAAGGAAAGAGGAATAACAATCAATACTTCTCACGTAGAATATGAAACAGAAAATAGACATTATGCACACGTGGACTGTCCAGGTCATGCTGACTATGTAAAGAATATGATTACAGGTGCAGCACAAATGGATGGAGCTATCTTAGTTGTATCAGCAGCGGATGGTCCAATGCCACAAACAAGAGAACATATATTATTAGCATCTAGAGTAGGTGTTGGTTATATAGTAGTATTCTTAAACAAGGCAGATATGGTAGATGATCCAGAATTATTAGAATTAGTTGAAATGGAAGTTAGAGAACTATTAAGTGAATATGATTTCCCAGGAGACGATACACCAATAGTAGCAGGATCAGCATTAAAAGCATTAGAAAACCCAACAGATGAAGTAGCTATTAAGCCTATATTAGACTTAATGGAAGCAATAGATAGCTATATTCCAACACCAGAAAGAGCAACTGATAAACCGTTCTTAATGCCAGTAGAAGATGTATTTACAATTACAGGTAGAGGAACAGTTGCAACAGGAAGAGTTGAAACTGGGATTTTAAAGGTTGGAGAAGAAGTAGAATTAGTAGGATTATCTGAAGACAAGAGAAAGGTAGTAGTAACAGGAGTAGAAATGTTCAGAAAGTTACTAGACCAAGCAATGGCAGGGGATAATGTAGGAGTTCTATTAAGAGGAATACAAAGAGCAGAAATAGAAAGAGGTCAAGTACTTGCAAAACCAGGTAGTGTAAACCCACACAACAAGTTTGTAGGTCAAGTATATGTACTTAAAAAAGAAGAAGGCGGAAGACATACACCATTCTTCGATGGATATAGACCACAATTTTATTTCAGAACAACAGATGTAACAGGATCAATCAAATTACCAGACGGAATGGAAATGGTAATGCCTGGAGATCATATAGATATGAATGTTGAACTAATCAATCCAGTAGCTATGGATGAAGGTTTAAGATTTGCTATAAGAGAAGGCGGAAGAACAGTTGGATCAGGAGTTGTTACTACAATAACAAAATAA
- the sigH gene encoding RNA polymerase sporulation sigma factor SigH → MENGGVMYKSTSLYKDMLDEEIVAEIKKGDLRAEEYLINKYENFVKMKAKSYFLIGADREDIYQEGMIGLYKAIRDFRPDKLASFKAFVELCVTRQIITAIKTATRQKHIPLNTYISLNKPIYEEESDRTLLDVISNIKITDPEELLISKEEMNRIEKEIGKVLSDLEMEVLMSYLDGRSYQEIACDLDRRAKSIDNALQRVKRKLEKCLNNR, encoded by the coding sequence ATGGAAAATGGGGGCGTTATGTACAAGAGCACATCTTTATATAAGGATATGCTTGATGAAGAAATAGTAGCAGAGATAAAAAAAGGTGATTTAAGAGCCGAGGAATACCTTATAAATAAGTATGAAAATTTTGTGAAGATGAAAGCTAAATCTTATTTTTTGATAGGTGCAGATCGAGAAGATATATATCAAGAAGGCATGATAGGGCTATATAAAGCCATAAGGGATTTTAGACCCGATAAATTGGCATCATTTAAAGCCTTCGTAGAACTTTGCGTAACTAGGCAAATAATAACCGCCATAAAGACAGCTACCCGTCAAAAACATATCCCACTAAATACTTATATATCTCTAAATAAACCTATATATGAAGAAGAATCAGATAGAACATTATTAGATGTTATATCTAATATAAAGATAACAGACCCTGAAGAACTTTTAATAAGCAAAGAAGAGATGAATCGTATAGAAAAGGAAATAGGAAAGGTTCTCTCGGATTTAGAAATGGAAGTTTTGATGTCATATTTAGATGGAAGGTCTTACCAAGAGATAGCTTGCGATTTAGATAGACGTGCGAAGTCTATAGATAATGCTCTCCAAAGAGTTAAGCGAAAATTAGAGAAGTGTTTAAATAACAGATAA